The Persephonella sp. KM09-Lau-8 nucleotide sequence TGCAATAGAAATATCCTATGCTGATGCTGTTTATCCAGGATATGGTTTCCTTGCCGAAAATCCAAATTTTGCAGCATTATTGGAAAGGGCAAACATAAAATTTATAGGTCCCCGTTCAGAAACTATTCGTTTAACAGGGGATAAAGCAGAAGCCAGAAAAGCAGCTCAGGAGGCAGATGTTCCTATAATTCCCGGAAGCCCACCGGTAAATACTTTAAAGGATGCCCTTGAGGTTGCAGATAAGATTGGATATCCAGTCTTACTGAAAGCTGCTGCCGGTGGTGGTGGCCGTGGAATGAGGGTTGTCCATTCTCCACAAGAACTGTCCCGACTATTGCCTGTTGCCCAGAGGGAAGCAGAAGCAAATTTCGGAGATAGTAGAGTTTATATAGAAAAGTATATCCTGAATCCTAAACATATAGAAATTCAGATCCTTGCAGATGAACATGGAAATGTTGTTTATATAGGTGATAGGGAATGTTCTGTTCAGAGGAGACACCAGAAACTTTTAGAAGAATCTCCATCACCTTTTATAACCCCCGAAGTTCGTAAAAAAATGGGAGAGGCTGCTGTCAGATTTGCAAAACATGTTGGATTTACAGGTGCCGGCACTGTTGAGTTTATAGTTGATGAGAATATGAACTTTTATTTTATAGAAATGAATGGTCGTATTCAGGTTGAACATCCTGTTTCTGAAATGACATCAGGCATAGACCTTGTTGCATGGCAGATGCTTGTGGCAGATGGTAAAAAGCTTTCTTTTTCTCAGGAAGATATAAAACAGCAAGGTCATGCAATAGAGTTTAGAATAAATGCGGAAGACCCAGAAACTTTTACTCCAAATCCCGGAATTATTGAAGAGTTATACCTGCCAGGTGGTTTTGGGGTAAGGGTGGATACACATATATATAAAGGATATAAAATCCCTCCATATTATGATTCCTTAATTGCAAAAATCATCGTTTATGGCAAAGACAGAGAAGAAGCCATAATAAGAGGAAAAAGAGCATTAAAAGAGCTTGTGGTAGATGGTATAAAAACCACCAGAGATTTCCATCTTAAAATCTTAGAAGATGAAGATTTTCTTTCAGGAAGATATACAACGGCCCTTGTTGACAAAAAATATCTGGGAATCAAAGAATGATAAAAATCTTAACTGTTGGTCCCCTTGAGGAAAATACAATAATTATTGCTGATGAATCTACAGGAGAAGCTGCTGTCATAGACCCTGGAGCTGAAGGGCCAAAAATAGAAAAGGAGCTTGAAAAATACAAGCTCAGATATATACTTGCTACCCATGGACATTTAGACCATGTTGGACAGGTAGGATATTTGAAAAGCAAATATAATGTTCCTTTTTTAATGAATGAAAAAGATATCTTTTTGATAAATAATGATATCTTCCCTGGTTTTGCTCAGATGGTAGGAGCAGTTCAATGCCCTGAACCTGACAAAACCCTGAAAGAAGGAGATGTTATTTCTCTTGGTAAATTTTCACTGAAAGTAATAGAAACCCCGGGACATACACCGGGAAGTATATGTTTTTACGATGAAAAAAACAAATTCATAATTACAGGGGATACTTTGTTCAAAGGTAGTATAGGCAGAACAGACCTGCCTGGTGGTAATCCAGAAGATATGGTCAAATCCCTTGAAAAATTGAAACAATTACCGGATGATATAAAAGTTTATCCAGGACATGGTGAACCAACCACTATAGGCACAGAGAAAAAGATGAATCCGTATATAACAGGAATATTTAGGGTAAAAACATGGTGAAAATCGGAACTCATGTATCATCTGCAAAATCTCTGGATTTGGTTTTTGATAGAGGTAAAGAGGTAGGAGCAGATACAATACAATTTTTTGTATCCTCCCCACGTTCATGGGCATGGAAGGAAAGAACAGAAGAAGAGAAAGCTTTATTTTTGCAAAAAAGAGAGAAAACAGGCATACAGCCTGTCGTAGTTCATGCATCTTATTTATTTAATCTTGCCTCTGCAGATGAGAATCTTAGAAAAAAATCTATTAACGGTGTGATAAATGAGTTAAAACTATGCGAAGAACTAAAAATAGATTATTATGTTATACATGCAGGTAAAGCGAAAGGACAACCTGAAGAACAAGCTATACAAAATATAATAGATAGTTTAAAGGTAGTATTTTCAGAAGTTGAGCTCAAAAATACCACTTTTCTCTTTGAAACCCTTGCAGGCCAGAAAGGTGAAATAGGAAAAACAACAGATGAGATAGTAGCATTAATGGAACCTTTTTTAGATATAAAAACAGGCGTCTGTCTTGATACCTGCCATTTATACTCAGCAGGATACAAAATAAATGAGGAAGAAAAGTTTTTTGAATATAAAGAGGAGCTAAAAGAAAAAATCGGACTTGAGAAGGTCAAAGTAATCCATTGTAATGATTCAAAAACACCTTTTAACTCCCGTAGAGACAGGCATGAACACATTGGAGAAGGCTCTATTGGTTTAAAAGGATTTGAATTATTCCTAAATGATGAATATTTTAAAAATCTTCCATTTATACTGGAAACCCCGAAGGAAGGAGATTGGGATTTAATAAATATGGAAAGATTAAAAAATCTTATAAAAGCGCCCGTAGCTCAGTAGGATAGAGCACCGGTTTCCGGGGCTGGGGGTCGCAGGTTCAAATCCTGCCGGGCGCACTTAAGGGAGAAAAGATGGTAGAGAAAAAAGAGCTTGAAAAAATTGAAGAATACCTTTCAGAGTATATGGATTCTGATGTTGAATTTTTATTGAAAATAGGGAATTACATACTTTCCAGTGGTGGAAAAAGACTCAGACCTGTTTTAGTCCTTACATTCGCAAAACTACTTAGAGGTTACAACGAAGAAAGGGATTATCCCCTTGCAGTTGCTATGGAATACCTTCACACAGCATCTCTGCTCCATGATGATGTTGTAGATGGAGCAGACACAAGAAGGGGAAAAAAATCAGCAAATAGAGTGTTTGGAAATGATACTGTAGTGCTAACAGGGGATTATATGTATGCAAATGCCCTTTATCTTTTCTCTATTTACGGTGATATAGATATGATTAAAAATGTATCAGATAGCGTTAAAAAAATGGCAGAAGGTCAGCTATTGGAATTGAAAAAAATAGGAGATATGGATGTTACTCTTGATGAGTATTTTAGAATACTGGAAGGTAAAACAGCTGTTTTATTCGGTAGTTGCTGTTATGTAGGAGCCGCCTTAGGTGGTGCCCCCCAGGAGCAAAAGGACAGAGCTTATAACTATGGGTTAAATATAGGTCTGGCATTTCAGTTAATAGATGATTATCTTGATTACACCTCAACGGAAGAAAAATTAGGAAAACCTGTCTGTAACGACCTTAGAGAAGGAAAAATTACATATCCCCTTTTATCTGTGATGGATAAGCTTACAGAGGAAGAAAAAGAATTAGTCAAAAAAGTAATAAGAGACCTAAGCCCCTCCAAAGAAGATATAGACAGGGTAAAATCCATAGTAGAAGAAAAAGGCGGTATGACAAATACCATAGAAAAGGCCAGAGAGCTTGTAAATAATGCTATTACACAGCTTGAAACTTTCCCACAGAATGAATATCTTAAAAAACTGGAAGAACTTGCAAAATTTATTGTAGAGAGGGAATTTTGATGAGAAGAACAGTTTTAAAATCAAAAATACATAGGATTACAATTACAGGAGCAGACCTTCATTATGAAGGTTCTTTGACTCTTGATGAAGCTATAATGGAAGCTGCCAACCTTGTTCCATTTGAAAAGGTTGAGGTGTTCAATATTAACAATGGAAACAGATTTTCTACCTATGTTATTCCCGGAGCAAGATACAGCGGAGAATGCATCCTTAACGGTGCAGCAGCAAGACTGGGACACTCAGGAGACCTTATAATAATTGTTTCCTATGCAGATGTGGAAGATAATGAACTTAAAGACTTTAAAGTAAACTTAGTTTACATTGATGACGAAAATAATATAAAAGAGCATAAAGTAACCGGAGTTTTTTCCGAAGAAGCAAAAGAAATAGCTCTTAGAAATAAAAATCTGATAAAGGATTAAAAGCATGAAAAAAATCGGCCAGTATTATCTCTTAGCAGGGATGATACTGGCCATTTTATTTTCATCCTGTAGCACCAAGAAACCAACCAATAAGACTTATATTATTCCCAAAAAAGATAAGACCTATGTAATAATCAAAAAAGAAGACCAGACCCGTGTAAAAGTTATCAAAAATTCTGAAAATACACCAGTTCCTAAAGAACCTGTAATTATAAAATCCGATGAAGCCGTTCATATAGACAGAGAAGACGAAGGTATTTTATACGAGGAGTTTATTAATTTAGGTTTAAGAGTTCCTAAATATTCTGATATTGAAAAGTACTTATATTTTTACGGTGTAAAAAATAGGACATGGACAGAAGCAGCTCTGAATAGAGCAAATCTTTATATGCCAATGATAAAAAGTATTTTCAGGCAGTATGGACTGCCTGAAGAACTGGCATACCTTCCTGTTGTGGAAAGTGGATATGACCCATTTGCCACCTCATATTCAGGGGCAGCAGGAATATGGCAATTCATAAGGACAACAGGTAGAAGATTTGGTCTCAGGATAAATAGATATGTAGATGAAAGGAGAGACCCTTATAAATCAACTATTGCAGCAGCCAAATACCTAAAACATTTATATGGAATTTTCAAAAGATGGGATTTAGTCCTTGCTGCTTATAACTGTGGTGAAGGATGTGTCCTACGGAGAATGGAACATCCTTTTAATAATTTCTGGGAAATAAAATACGACCTTCCCGACCAGACACAAAAATATGTTCCTAAATTTCTGGCTGTTGTATTGATTGCCAAAAATCCCGAAAAATATGGCATTAAAATAAGAAAAACAAATGTATACTATGTTAAAACCCAAAAAACACCAATTACAGCATCCCTTAACTATATTGCCAGAAATCTCAGAATAGATTACAAACTGCTGAAGAAATACAATGCACATTTTAGAAGGAACGTTGCAGTAAGAGGATATAATCTCAATATTCCATACAAGACCCTTGCACAGAAAAAATTATTTTTAAAACGGGTTAGTTATATTAAAAAGAAAAGATATAGATACCATAGAGTAAAAAAAGGGGATACCCTCTACAGAATTTCAAAAAAATATGGGGTTTCCATTGAAAAAATCAAAAAATTAAATAAAATAAAGGGAAGCCTAATAAAACCAGGAATGGTTTTAAAAATACCTTTAAAAGAGGTCTCATACCGTAGATGATAAACAGGAGAAAAACAAGGCCTGTATATGTAGGTAATGTTAAAATCGGTGGAGATGCTCCTGTTATAGTCCAATCAATGACTGACACCAAAACCCATGATATAGAAGCTACCCTTAATCAGATAAATCGTTTATATGAGGCAGGTTGTGAAATAATCAGGGTGGCGGCACCTACAGAAAAAGATGCAGAGGCACTTCCAGAGATAGTAAAAAGAAGCCCAATTCCTGTAATTGCAGATATTCACTTTTCACCAAGAATAGCATTTTTAGCTTTAGAAAGTGGAATACACGGAATAAGGCTCAATCCAGGAAATATCAATAATAAAGGCAAAATAAAAGAAATACTTCAAGAATGCAAAAAGAAAAATATAGCCGTTAGACTTGGGGTTAACTCTGGTTCGCTGGAGGAAAGATTACTTGAAAAATATGGATATCCTTCCGGAGAAGCCCTTGCAGAAAGTGCATTATACTGGTCAGAATTTTTTGAAAGTGTAGGGTTTACAAATTTCAAGGTATCAATAAAAGGCTCTGATGTTCTTCAAAATATTCAGGCTAATCAGATATTTGCAGAAAAAACAGATATTCCATTACATATAGGTATAACAGAAGCAGGACCAGCAGGTAAAGGCTCAATAAAATCTGCAGTAGGACTGGGAATTCTGCTTTATATGGGAATAGGAGATACAATCAGAGTTTCCCTAACAGCAGACCCGGTTGAAGAGGTAAAGGTTGCTTATCAGATACTCCAGTCTTTAGGACTTAGAAGAAAAGGGATAGAAATAATTTCCTGTCCAACATGTGGAAGAATAGAGGTTAATCTACCTGAAGTTGTCAAAAAAGTTGAAGAAAAGCTTGAAGGTGAAGACTTACCCATAAAAGTTGCAATAATGGGCTGTGTTGTAAACGCAATAGGAGAAGCAAGGGAAGCAGATATCGGACTTGCTTGTGGAAACAAGTCGGCAATTCTCTTTAAGAAAGGACAGCCCTTAAAAAGAGTTTCAGAAGAAGAAATGGTTGACCAGTTGCTTGAAGAAATCCAGAAAATGAAAGAGGAAGAAAATGGAAGAGCTTAATATAAAGCTAAATGCTGTGGCTGTTGATGTTTTATCAGAAGAATGGATGGAAGAGGATATTATTCAGAAAACCCCTGTTATTCTTGAAAAAATCACAAAAAGAAAAGGTGGATTTACACTGTATATGAAAGCCCCTTATGAAAATGTAGAATGGTATTTTTCTAAGGGTTTGACAGAATTTCATATAAAAAACAATCAAGGTAAAAAAATACTCAGGATTGAGCATGAAGATGGTCAATACTGGGTGGATATGCCATATAATCAGCAGGTCGTAGATTTTCTTAAAGAATTTATGGAGGAGTAAATGGAAAGGCTTGTTGAAAAAGCAGAAACATTAATGGAAGCCCTACCATTTATTACAAAATTTAGAGGAAAAACATTTGTTATAAAATACGGCGGAAATGCGATGGCAAAGGCAGACCTGAAGGCTGCTTTTGCCCAGGATATATTAATGCTTAAGTATATTGGAATAAATCCTGTAATTGTTCACGGAGGGGGCCCCCAGATAGGAGAAGTCCTGAAAAGAATGGGACTTGAATCAAAATTTGTCGGAGGATTAAGAGTTACTGACAGAGAAACAATGGAAGTTGTTGAAATGGTTTTAGGGGGACTTGTTAACAAAAATATTGTGATGCTTATAAATAGATACGCAGGTGGACATATAAGAGCTGTTGGTCTTACAGGTAAAGATGGTGGACTTATAAGAGCTAAAAAATTAGATGCAGAAGAATATTTCAGACAAATGGGAGATTTCCGACCTACAGAGCTAATAGACCTTGGCCATGTAGGAGAGGTGGATTTTGTGGATGTCCAGATTTTGAAGCATCTTGAAGAGGATAACTACATACCTGTTATAGCACCTATTGGATTTGATACTCAGGGAAATGCCTATAATATAAACGCTGATTTTGTAGCTGCAGCAATTGCAGGAGCATTGAAGGCAGAAAAGGTAATATTTTTGACAGATATAGAAGGCTTGAAAGATGAGAATGGTCAGACAATCTCTTCAATAAATATTGAAAAAATAAATCAGATGATAGAAGAAGGAACAATAAAAGGGGGAATGATTCCAAAGGTAAAAGCCTGTATAAATGCCTTACAACAGGGTGTCAAAAAAGCCCATATCCTTGACGGCAGAATTCCACACTGCGTTCTTCTTGAGATTTTCACCTCAGAAGGAATCGGAACAGAGATAGTAGTTTAATGGCGGAGGGTGAGGGATTCGAACCCCCGGAGGGCTGTTAACCCTCAAGTGATTTCAAATCACCCGCCTTCGTCCGCTCGGCCAACCCTCCGCAAAGGAGAGTATATATTATAATATCTTCTAACAAAAAATCAAGGAGAGAAGAATGGAAGACCTTATTATAGATATATTTGAAGAAAGTGCCTCATTAAAAAAGGAGTTTGTTTATGAATATTCAGAGCAAATAGCTGCATTAGGTATATTAATGGCAAAAAGACTTAAAGCCGGATACAAAGTTTTAATATGTGGAAATGGTGGTTCTGCTGCAGATGCTCAGCATTTCGCAGCCGAAATAGTGGGAAGATTTGAAAAAGAAAGGAAAGGGTATCCTGCCATAGCCCTAACAACAGATACATCTGCTTTAACTGCAATAGGAAATGATTATGGGTTTGAATATATATTTTCCAGACAGGTTGAGGCTTTAGGGCAGAAAGGAGATATCCTGATAGGAATATCAACCAGTGGAAATTCTGAAAATGTGATTAAAGCTGTTGAGGTGGCTAAAGATTTAGGGATTTTTACCGTTGGATTTTTAGGTAAAGATGGAGGAAAGCTAAAAGATATTGTGGATACAGCTTTTATCGTTCCCCATAACAGAACAGCAAGAATTCAGGAGGTTCATCTTACGCTGGAACATGCATTATGTAACATAATAGACCTTTATTTAGCAGGAGAATTGGAAGAGTAATTACTGCAAGGAGATTATTTTCATTTCAACCTTTTGGCGTATATCTTCAGGAGTATTAGGGTCTTCGTAAATTTCCTGATATATCTGCATTGCAGAGACTTTATCGTTTAATTTTTCGTATATTCTTGCCAGCCCAAGTTTTCCCTCTATATATCCAAGGTCAGCAAGTGTTTTATAGATATCTTTAGCTACAAGTAGTTCATTTTGTTTTTCGTAGAGCTTTCCTAAATTTTCCAGTATGTCTTTGTTTTCAGGATGTAAAAAATATGCTTCTTCCAGAATTGCTTGGGCTTTTTTCATATCACCCTGTTTCTCACTAATTTTGGCACTAAGAATAACTGCTTGAATATCTTCTTTATTTATTCTCAGATACTGATCTAAATATTTTTGAGCTACGGTAAACTTACCTGCTTTAAAGTAGTTTAGAGCAATTCTGTATAAAATTTCGGGGTTTTTCTTTGTGATACTCCAGATTTTTTTGTATAGTCTGATTGCTTCATCATAGTTTTTGTTTATTTCTGCTGTTCTTGCTTCCTGTAATAATATTTTGTATTTTGAAGCTGGTTTTTGTTTTCTATAAGAAAGTTTTGGAATAGAAATATTTTTTAATCCAAGGGATATTTCTTTGTGAATTTGGGATATATCTATTTCAAAGTCTGTATTCTTTGGGATAAAGGTTGTTTCAGGCTTTTTTTCGGTTTTGTCATAGGTTTTGGTATTTAATTTTTCTACGATATTTTCCCTTTTGGATATTTCCTGGGGTTTCTCTGTATTTTCAGTTATTTTTTCTTCAGAGCTATCTTTAAGCAAAAAATAAGCTACAGTTGCATATACAATTAATGTGGAAATTCCAAGAGCCACCAGAGCAATGTATTTTTTCCTTTTCCTTGGTTTGACCTGACTAAAGGGATGAATATCAGCTAAATCCTGTTCAATTTCTTCTTCTTCTGGTTTTTTGCTTAAAAATTTTCCTATTTTACTCATTTTTTCCCTTTTTCTTTTAATTTTATCTAAAAAAATCTTCTAATTAAAATAAAGGCAACTACTGAAGCTATACTTCCCATTATAAAAGGTGTTTCAGGATTTATTGTATCCCATAAATATCCTGCGACTACCCCTGCAAGTAGTGAGGAAAACCCTACAATAAAGTGGTAAGTTCCAAAAACAAACCCTTTTCTAAATTTTACCTTTTTCCCTACCGTTGCCCATATTCCAATCTCAAGAAATGCATCTGCAAAAGCAAATATTATAAATCCTACTACAGGTAAGCCTATCATAAATAAATGGGATATAAAAAATAAAAAAATTGTTAAATACAAAAACCTCTTTTCTCCTAATCGGTCATAAAATTTTCCACTTAAGTATGAAGCTATAGCTATTATTAATGTAAATATAACATATATACCGACTGTTTTATATTCACTTGAGGTCTGATTATAGACTTTCAATATGTAAAATGAATATCCAAAGTTTGCAAAAGATAGAATAAAAAATAGATATAGATACTTTGGGAAAAACATTTCCCAGGATATTATGGGTATACTATATTTTTTACCTGAGGGTTTATATTCTGGAAGGAAAAGAACTATAATTGCAGCAATCAAAAGAGGAACAATACTTAAATAAAAATATTTTTGATATGGAATATCCAGAAAATAGGCAGTATAAAAGAAAGCAGTTAAAATTCCAAGAAGCCCTCCAATACTCTCAATAGCTCTGTTTATACCAAATGTCTTTCCTAAACTTTTCTTTTTTTCAGAGGATAGAATTGTGTCCGATACTGGAACAATCGTTCCGTCTGATACCGAGTCTAAGATAGTTCCCATCAATATATCATCCCATTTTTTACCAAAGATAAAATAAAATCTGGCAGCTATAGACATAAAAATACCTGTCAGTAAAAATTTTTTCTTACTAAATAAATCAGACCAGTATCCTGCAAGTATTTTCACAAGATTTGAAACAAGATCATAACCACCTTCAATGATTCCTATAACTACCATAGAAACACCAAGGGCATTAACAAGGAAAAAAGGCATAACTGTAAAAGTCATTTCATACGAAAAGGAAATCAAAAAAGTAAGTATATTTATAATCGCTATTGCAGATATTTTTCTTTTATCCATAATGTTTTCTTATCTGTGTTTTTGTATAATGTGGAAAATAATATTTTATAAGGATGGGAAGGATGAAACAAATTGGCATCTGTGTTGGGTCAACAAGACCTAACAGGGTAAATTTTTTATCAGAAGATGTTGTCCGAATAGGTCAATTTGTGGTTCTAAAGTATGAAGAAGAAGGAAAAAATAAATCTTTACTTGGGATGATACAAAGGCTGGAAAGAGATAATCCTTATTTAACAGAGTCTATCAGAACTCCTCAGCAGGCAAAAAGCATAAAAAAATTTTCAGAGAAGGAGAATATCCTTAAAGGAGAGATTCAGATATTAGGTGAAATTATAGATGTAGGTGATGAAGTCTTCCTCCAGATACCAAGGACACCCCCTTTACCTGCAACAGAAGTTTATGAAGCAGACCCACATCTTTTGAAAAAAATATTTGGAGCAAAAAGCAAAAAGTTTGTGAAAATTGGAAGACTCCTTTCTGAAAAAGAGGAAGTTCCTGTGTATGTTGATATAGAACAGATAGTCCTTAGGCATCTTGCTGTTCTTGCTGTAACAGGTGCAGGAAAATCGAATACTGTTTCAGTTCTTCTAAAGAATATAACGAATTTAGGTGGGACTGTTGCTGTTTTTGATTTCCACGGTGAGTATACAAAATCCAAAATCACAAGAAATGGAAAATCTGTAATTAACCATATACAGCCCCTTATTAACCCTGCACTGCTTAAACCAAAGGAATTTGCTTCTCTTATTGGAATCAAGCCAAATGCTTATGTCCAGTTCAGATATTTCAGAATTGCCCTTGAATACACAATAAATAAATTCCTTGAGGAAAAAAGGGAGCAGTGGCAAAACCATACGGATACCCAGCAGTTTTTAAACAGACTTAAACAAAATCTTGAGGATATGGCTGACCCTGAAAGTGAGATAGGAGGCTATATCAAGGGGAAAATAAGAGAGGACTCCTTATTTGAGGTTATAAACAAACTGGAAGACCTGGAACTTGAACTTGGGCATATAGTGAAGTTAGGTGTTCCCCCTCTTATAGATAATATTAAGCCGGGAATGATAAATGTATTTGATTTTTCCGAGCTGGATGAAGATGTAGCAGATGCAATAGCCTCAAATATTCTAAGATGGGCACTTGAAGAAAGGAAAAAAGCCGTTAGGCAGGGAAATTCAAGACTACCTTTCCCGCTTATGATAGTAGTAGAGGAAGCCCATATCCTTGCAGGAGAAAAAAGAAATACCGAAGCTAAATACTACCTTGCAAGGATAGCAAGGGAAGGTAGAAAATTTGGCTTGGGCATAACCGTTGTAACCCAGAGACCAAAAGGTCTGGATAAGGAAATACTATCCCAGATGAACAATATGATTATACTTAAACTGGTAGAACCTGAAGACCAGAAGCATGTCCAGAGAGCCAGTGAAGCCTTATCACAGGAGCTTATGGATTATCTGCCAGGTCTAAACCCTGGGGAAGCAATAATAATAGGAAATATGACAAAAATTCCTCTTCTTGTAAAAATTGACAAAGCAGAAGAAAAAATAGAAGGAAATGATATTGACGTAGTAGGTCAATGGGAAGAAATTTTAAAAGAAGAAGGAAATAAAGTTGAAGACATACTATCTGAATTGGATAATCTGTGATGTTTAAGGATAGAGAGGAAGCAGGCTTATTACTAGCGGATTTACTGAAAGAATATATAGAAGAACCTGAAAATACAGTTATTCTGGCTATTCCACGAGGTGGAGTACCTGTTGCTTATAAAATTGCAGAAAAACTGGGCATTCCATTTGGGATGATAATTGCCAAAAAAATCACCCCTCCCGATAATCCTGAAGCAGCAATTGGTGCAGCAACACCAGATGGAACATATATACTCTCTCCTTATGCTTATGGGTATCCTTATATTGAGGAGGCAATACAAAAAGCCATTAACGAGGCCAGAAAAAAACTTGAGAAATACGCAGGTGGTAAAGAGCCTGATGTTGAAGGAAAAACAGTGATCATTGTTGATGATGGAATAGCCACAGGATACACCGCAATGGCTGCAGGAAAGTCTGTAAAAGAAAGGGGAGCTCACAAAGTAATACTTGCAGTTCCTGTATGTCCTGTTGATAGCATATCAAGGGCAAGGGAGGTATTTGATGAAGTGATATGTTATCATAAAGTAGATACACCATTTTTTGCAGTAGGTGCATATTATCAGGATTTTCATCAGGTTGAGGATTACGAGCTTTTTGAGTATCTAACAAAAGCAAAAGAAAAAAAATTACTGGCTCAATAAGGAGGAGAAGATGAAGAAGATAACAGCAGTAGCTGCAATAATATCAGCAGGTTTACTCTTTTCCTGTGGGCAGCCTCAATATACCAATGTAGATATGTCACCTAAAAAAGTTAAAGTTATTAAAGATTTTGGTGAAGATGCAGCCAAA carries:
- the accC gene encoding acetyl-CoA carboxylase biotin carboxylase subunit gives rise to the protein MLKLNNIKRILIANRGEIAVRAIRAIRELGGESIAIYSEADKDSMHVKLADYAICIGKAPSDKSYLNIPAILSAIEISYADAVYPGYGFLAENPNFAALLERANIKFIGPRSETIRLTGDKAEARKAAQEADVPIIPGSPPVNTLKDALEVADKIGYPVLLKAAAGGGGRGMRVVHSPQELSRLLPVAQREAEANFGDSRVYIEKYILNPKHIEIQILADEHGNVVYIGDRECSVQRRHQKLLEESPSPFITPEVRKKMGEAAVRFAKHVGFTGAGTVEFIVDENMNFYFIEMNGRIQVEHPVSEMTSGIDLVAWQMLVADGKKLSFSQEDIKQQGHAIEFRINAEDPETFTPNPGIIEELYLPGGFGVRVDTHIYKGYKIPPYYDSLIAKIIVYGKDREEAIIRGKRALKELVVDGIKTTRDFHLKILEDEDFLSGRYTTALVDKKYLGIKE
- a CDS encoding MBL fold metallo-hydrolase, whose translation is MIKILTVGPLEENTIIIADESTGEAAVIDPGAEGPKIEKELEKYKLRYILATHGHLDHVGQVGYLKSKYNVPFLMNEKDIFLINNDIFPGFAQMVGAVQCPEPDKTLKEGDVISLGKFSLKVIETPGHTPGSICFYDEKNKFIITGDTLFKGSIGRTDLPGGNPEDMVKSLEKLKQLPDDIKVYPGHGEPTTIGTEKKMNPYITGIFRVKTW
- a CDS encoding deoxyribonuclease IV, whose translation is MVKIGTHVSSAKSLDLVFDRGKEVGADTIQFFVSSPRSWAWKERTEEEKALFLQKREKTGIQPVVVHASYLFNLASADENLRKKSINGVINELKLCEELKIDYYVIHAGKAKGQPEEQAIQNIIDSLKVVFSEVELKNTTFLFETLAGQKGEIGKTTDEIVALMEPFLDIKTGVCLDTCHLYSAGYKINEEEKFFEYKEELKEKIGLEKVKVIHCNDSKTPFNSRRDRHEHIGEGSIGLKGFELFLNDEYFKNLPFILETPKEGDWDLINMERLKNLIKAPVAQ
- a CDS encoding polyprenyl synthetase family protein → MVEKKELEKIEEYLSEYMDSDVEFLLKIGNYILSSGGKRLRPVLVLTFAKLLRGYNEERDYPLAVAMEYLHTASLLHDDVVDGADTRRGKKSANRVFGNDTVVLTGDYMYANALYLFSIYGDIDMIKNVSDSVKKMAEGQLLELKKIGDMDVTLDEYFRILEGKTAVLFGSCCYVGAALGGAPQEQKDRAYNYGLNIGLAFQLIDDYLDYTSTEEKLGKPVCNDLREGKITYPLLSVMDKLTEEEKELVKKVIRDLSPSKEDIDRVKSIVEEKGGMTNTIEKARELVNNAITQLETFPQNEYLKKLEELAKFIVEREF
- the panD gene encoding aspartate 1-decarboxylase is translated as MRRTVLKSKIHRITITGADLHYEGSLTLDEAIMEAANLVPFEKVEVFNINNGNRFSTYVIPGARYSGECILNGAAARLGHSGDLIIIVSYADVEDNELKDFKVNLVYIDDENNIKEHKVTGVFSEEAKEIALRNKNLIKD
- a CDS encoding lytic transglycosylase domain-containing protein produces the protein MKKIGQYYLLAGMILAILFSSCSTKKPTNKTYIIPKKDKTYVIIKKEDQTRVKVIKNSENTPVPKEPVIIKSDEAVHIDREDEGILYEEFINLGLRVPKYSDIEKYLYFYGVKNRTWTEAALNRANLYMPMIKSIFRQYGLPEELAYLPVVESGYDPFATSYSGAAGIWQFIRTTGRRFGLRINRYVDERRDPYKSTIAAAKYLKHLYGIFKRWDLVLAAYNCGEGCVLRRMEHPFNNFWEIKYDLPDQTQKYVPKFLAVVLIAKNPEKYGIKIRKTNVYYVKTQKTPITASLNYIARNLRIDYKLLKKYNAHFRRNVAVRGYNLNIPYKTLAQKKLFLKRVSYIKKKRYRYHRVKKGDTLYRISKKYGVSIEKIKKLNKIKGSLIKPGMVLKIPLKEVSYRR
- the ispG gene encoding flavodoxin-dependent (E)-4-hydroxy-3-methylbut-2-enyl-diphosphate synthase; this translates as MINRRKTRPVYVGNVKIGGDAPVIVQSMTDTKTHDIEATLNQINRLYEAGCEIIRVAAPTEKDAEALPEIVKRSPIPVIADIHFSPRIAFLALESGIHGIRLNPGNINNKGKIKEILQECKKKNIAVRLGVNSGSLEERLLEKYGYPSGEALAESALYWSEFFESVGFTNFKVSIKGSDVLQNIQANQIFAEKTDIPLHIGITEAGPAGKGSIKSAVGLGILLYMGIGDTIRVSLTADPVEEVKVAYQILQSLGLRRKGIEIISCPTCGRIEVNLPEVVKKVEEKLEGEDLPIKVAIMGCVVNAIGEAREADIGLACGNKSAILFKKGQPLKRVSEEEMVDQLLEEIQKMKEEENGRA
- the argB gene encoding acetylglutamate kinase translates to MERLVEKAETLMEALPFITKFRGKTFVIKYGGNAMAKADLKAAFAQDILMLKYIGINPVIVHGGGPQIGEVLKRMGLESKFVGGLRVTDRETMEVVEMVLGGLVNKNIVMLINRYAGGHIRAVGLTGKDGGLIRAKKLDAEEYFRQMGDFRPTELIDLGHVGEVDFVDVQILKHLEEDNYIPVIAPIGFDTQGNAYNINADFVAAAIAGALKAEKVIFLTDIEGLKDENGQTISSINIEKINQMIEEGTIKGGMIPKVKACINALQQGVKKAHILDGRIPHCVLLEIFTSEGIGTEIVV